One Phaseolus vulgaris cultivar G19833 chromosome 4, P. vulgaris v2.0, whole genome shotgun sequence DNA window includes the following coding sequences:
- the LOC137836609 gene encoding uncharacterized protein translates to MAPRPPTPPQPSSEMNQIARAIEMMTNAIQQQNMAMAQNHQAAMHHWETARSGATTSHVSQSQKQMGLTEFMRHNPPKFTGNATPDQADQWIRDLEKIFRATSCPEDKKLVFATYLLSGEAEFWWMGAQQMMEARDEVLDWESFRVKFLEKYFPDSARFAKEAEFLRLEQGEMSVNAYATRFEYLARFYTQATSEAWRCRKFEEGLKHELKKTIAPMCIREFPALVEKAKMVETLENGDSRVIRSHQGGSSSGKAKVQHQQHKPYARPPQHRTGTSLPQFQQQQPWRPTCYHCAGTHLKKDCPQLSSERKCYTCQKEGHLSKDCPNRGG, encoded by the coding sequence ATGGCTCCTAGACCTCCTACCCCTCCCCAACCTTCTTCTGAGATGAACCAGATTGCCAGGGCTATTGAGATGATGACAAATGCTATCCAACAACAGAATATGGCAATGGCTCAGAATCACCAGGCAGCAATGCATCATTGGGAGACTGCTAGATCTGGTGCAACAACTTCCCATGTCAGTCAGTCTCAGAAGCAGATGGGACTGACAGAGTTCATGAGACACAACCCACCTAAGTTCACTGGGAATGCCACTCCTGACCAAGCAGACCAATGGATAAGAGATTTAGAGAAGATCTTTAGGGCAACCTCCTGCCCTGAGGATAAGAAATTGGTATTTGCTACATATTTATTGTCTGGAGAAGCAGAGTTCTGGTGGATGGGAGCTCAACAGATGATGGAAGCCAGAGATGAAGTATTAGACTGGGAGAGTTTCAGAGTGAAGTTTTTAGAGAAATATTTTCCAGATAGTGCAAGGTTTGCAAAGGAAGCTGAATTCCTCAGGTTGGAACAGGGAGAGATGTCAGTGAATGCATATGCTACTAGGTTTGAGTacctagctagattctacacccaAGCTACCTCTGAGGCTTGGAGGTGTAGGAAGTTTGAAGAAGGTCTAAAACATGAGTTGAAGAAGACTATAGCTCCTATGTGCATTAGAGAGTTTCCCGCCTTGGTGGAGAAGGCGAAGATGGTGGAGACCCTGGAAAATGGTGATTCCAGGGTGATCAGATCACACCAAGGAGGGTCTTCCAGTGGGAAGGCCAAGGTGCAGCATCAACAACATAAACCTTATGCTAGACCTCCACAACATAGGACAGGAACATCTCTCCCACAGTTTCAGCAACAACAACCATGGAGACCCACATGTTATCACTGTGCTGGAACCCATTTGAAGAAAGATTGTCCTCAACTTTCATCAGAGAGAAAGTGTTATACTTGTCAGAAAGAAGGACATCTATCAAAAGATTGCCCTAATAGAGGAGGATAA
- the LOC137836611 gene encoding uncharacterized protein — translation MVATRNNNDAMAEQMTMIQTLQTQMEELRRKGMEDRRQHEEDKRRQEEEIALLREQNARLQRQVDNPEREGQSHMADRTASRIPTPADTNPASRAETVERKSNKRGYPFTDEIITTPLPDKWRGLAIKLYDGSTDPNEHLNVYKTQMTLYTTDNNVWCKVFPTSLQGEPLTWFTELPPNSIDDFDILAAKFSTQYATSRPHHMSSMSLLAVQQEKGESLRTFLDRFNKACMNIRGLKKEVALHHLVSAIRPSRFTESLIKKPPQDMEDLRTRATNSCKLRNTLTITNGSKPSDPEFSKIKPRAKKGNSRPNGPFKPPQGPTGTEEAESPGLTVTPL, via the coding sequence ATGGTTGCGACAAGGAACAACAATGACGCTATGGCAGAACAGATGACTATGATTCAAACACTCCAAACTCAGATGGAGGAACTACGGCGAAAGGGGATGGAAGACCGTCGTCAACACGAAGAGGATAAACGCCGCCAAGAGGAAGAAATTGCCTTattgagagagcagaatgcacgACTCCAGCGACAGGTCGATAATCCCGAACGAGAAGGCCAATCCCATATGGCCGACCGAACCGCCTCTCGCATACCTACACCGGCCGACACCAATCCTGCTTCCAGAGCTGAAACAGTCGAAAGAAAGTCAAATAAAAGGGGTTATCCTTTTACAGACGAAATAATCACCACACCACTTCCTGACAAATGGAGAGGCCTCGCTATTAAACTTTATGACGGCTCGACTGACCCGAACGAGCATTTAAATGTTTACAAGACGcaaatgactttgtataccACAGATAATAATGTGTGGTGTAAAGTATTCCCCACGTCGCTTCAGGGAGAACCTCTTACCTGGTTTACAGAGCTACCTCCGAACTCCATTGACGACTTTGACATCCTAGCCGCGAAATTCTCCACTCAATATGCCACCAGTAGACCGCATCACatgtcctccatgtctctcctagcggtacaacaagaaaaaggtgaatctcTCAGAACCTTTTTAGATAGATTCAACAAGGCATGCATGAATATTCGAGGGCTCAAAAAGGAAGTCGCGTTACACCATTTGGTTTCGGCCATCCGGCCGAGCCGTTTTACCGAAAGTCTCATCAAAAAGCCGCCTCAAGACATGGAAGATCTTCGAACTCGGGCAACCAATTCATGCAAATTGAGGAACACATTGACTATCACCAACGGTTCAAAGCCGTCGGATCCGGAGTTCTCAAAGATCAAACCCCGAGCAAAGAAAGGGAATTCGAGACCGAACGGACCGTTCAAACCACCCCAAGGTCCGACCGGAACAGAGGAGGCCGAATCCCCAGGTTTAACAGTTACACCCCTTTAA
- the LOC137836613 gene encoding F-box/kelch-repeat protein At3g06240-like yields MKNKFVDEKLGNHLPNDLIVSILFKLPMKSLKRFGGLYKSWALLFENSHFIDLFRNNVISSHHSYYDDTSLVLCLYQYYNDPIKYESCLYLLNGEKFQNIEKLNWKNPLEDHPFEKYIFSYSSVNGILCFYLNYYNQSMYLWNPATGELKTLPRSPTEYVPPHVKAYITNDGFGYDCVRDDYKVIRTVTFDENSFGERDEELFTIEWDFTPICEIYSQKSNSWRKVDMDYAFCSKGGENNLYLDGMCHWLNSWYSSQDLEFQLDMSSTDDQVYLVSFDMSNETYCATVVPIDMPKHDTFVIYAVARFLFVLNGSIAMMSNYQDKTTFYVSILGEVGKKETWKKLFSFDPLLGIGTPIGARSMGNILFKTKDGQLVWFDLSTHKITKVGIKVHPGIMFHMVIYRESLLQIQGMNS; encoded by the coding sequence ATGAAGAACAAATTTGTGGATGAGAAGCTTGGAAATCACTTACCTAATGATCTCATAGTCTCGATTCTCTTCAAACTTCCTATGAAATCTCTCAAGAGATTTGGAGGCCTCTACAAATCATGGGCCCTCTTGTTTGAAAATTCTCATTTTATAGACTTATTTCGTAATAATGTCATATCTAGTCACCATTCCTACTATGATGATACATCTCTCGTTCTATGTCTCTATCAATATTATAATGACCCGATTAAGTATGAGTCATGTTTATATTTACTTAATGGTGAAAAGTTTCAGAATATAGAAAAATTGAATTGGAAAAATCCACTAGAGGATCAcccttttgaaaaatatatatttagttattcCAGTGTTAATGGAATTCTTTGCTTTTACCTAAATTATTATAACCAATCTATGTATTTATGGAATCCAGCTACAGGTGAATTAAAGACCCTTCCTCGCAGTCCAACTGAGTATGTACCGCCTCATGTCAAAGCTTATATTACAAATGATGGCTTTGGTTATGATTGTGTAAGAGATGATTATAAGGTGATTAGAACTGTGACGTTTGATGAAAATTCGTTTGGTGAGAGGGATGAAGAGTTGTTTACTATTGAATGGGATTTCACACCCATATGTGAAATATATAGCCAAAAAAGTAACTCTTGGAGGAAAGTTGATATGGATTACGCTTTTTGTTCAAAAGGTGGGGAGAACAATTTGTACTTAGATGGAATGTGTCATTGGTTAAATAGCTGGTATTCTAGTCAAGATCTTGAGTTTCAACTTGATATGTCATCTACTGATGACCAAGTATACTTGGTGTCATTTGACATGAGTAATGAGACATACTGTGCAACCGTTGTGCCCATAGACATGCCCAAACATGATACTTTTGTTATATATGCTGTGGCCAGGTTCTTGTTCGTCTTAAATGGGTCAATTGCTATGATGTCAAATTATCAAGATAAAACTACCTTTTACGTATCAATTTTGGGTGAAGTTGGTAAGAAAGAAACATGGAAGAAACTCTTCAGTTTTGATCCTTTACTTGGCATTGGAACACCTATTGGAGCAAGGAGTATGGGCAATATACTTTTCAAAACAAAGGATGGTCAACTAGTTTGGTTTGACTTAAGTACCCACAAAATTACCAAGGTTGGTATCAAAGTACATCCTGGTATAATGTTCCATATGGTAATTTATAGGGAAAGTCTTCTTCAAATCCAAGGAATGAAcagttaa